A single genomic interval of Cellulosilyticum sp. I15G10I2 harbors:
- the rplL gene encoding 50S ribosomal protein L7/L12, with translation MAKLSIQEIMEAIKELTILELNELVTACEEEFGVSAAAGVMVAAGPAAAVEEKTEFDVELTEAGAEKIKVIKAVREITGLGLKEAKEAVDGAPKVLKEGIAKEEAEAIKAKLEEVGAKVTLK, from the coding sequence ATGGCAAAACTATCTATTCAAGAAATTATGGAAGCTATTAAAGAATTAACTATTTTAGAATTAAATGAACTTGTAACAGCTTGTGAAGAAGAATTTGGTGTATCAGCAGCAGCAGGTGTTATGGTTGCAGCAGGCCCAGCAGCAGCAGTTGAAGAAAAAACTGAATTTGATGTTGAGTTAACAGAAGCTGGCGCAGAAAAAATTAAAGTTATCAAAGCTGTTCGTGAAATCACTGGTCTTGGCTTAAAAGAAGCTAAAGAAGCAGTAGACGGTGCTCCAAAAGTACTTAAAGAAGGTATAGCTAAAGAAGAAGCAGAAGCAATCAAAGCTAAACTTGAAGAAGTTGGCGCAAAAGTTACATTAAAATAA